CTGCCCGCCGAGCGCCGGCTCGTCCTGATCGGGCAGGCCGGCGACCGCACCGACGCCGAGATCCGCGGCCTCGCCCGCGCCGCCTGGCGCGCCGACCCCGACCACGTCCTCATCGCCGCCCTCGCCGACTACCGGCGGGGCCGCGAGACCGGCGAGGTCCCTGCCCTCCTCGACGACGAGCTCCACCGGCTCGGGGCACCGAGCGAGCACGTCACCCACGTCTCTGACCCCATCGCCGGTGTCCGCGCCGCGCTTGACTGGATGCAGCCCGGTGACCTCCTCCTGCTCTTCGTCCTCTCCCAGCGCGACGAGGCGTTCGCTGTGCTGCGCGAGGCGCAGGCGCACGCGGCCTCGGTCGGCTAGGCGGTCACCGGTTCGGCGAGGGGTGCGAAGAGGCGCCGCCGCTCCTGCCCGTGCATCGCCGCCCGGAGCGCGTCGGCGAGGACCGTCAGCACGAGCGTGGTGTTGGCGTTGCGCTCCACGAGGCCGAGCGCGTGCTCGACGAGGCCGACCATCGCCCCGAGCTGGGCCGCCGGCAGGTTCGTCACGAAGCCCTCGACCGCGACGCGCTGGTCCACGTTGACGAGCGCCGCCGCGTCGCCTGCGTGGCGGGCCAGGAGAAGGTCGCGCACCCAGCCGAGCATGAGGTGGAGAACGCCCTTGAGTCCTTCGCGCCCGAGCCCGGCGAGGTCAGCGACGAGGTCGTCGAGCGCGCCGCTCGCGCGGGAGAACGCGGCGCGGAAGAACGCGAGCACGAGGGCCCGCTGCCGGGCGAGCTCTTCGCTACCGGCGAGCGTCAGGGCCCGGGTGTACGACCCGTCGGCCATCCGCGCGAGGAGGGCTGCCCGCTCCGGCTCGATGCTTTCGCGCTCGGCCAGCGCAGCCTCGATGGCACCTGGCGGCAGCACGTCGAACCGGAGGCGCTGGCAGCGCGAGAGGATCGTCGGCAGCAGCCGGTCTGGGCGGCTCGCCGTGAGAACGATGACGGTCTGCTCGCCCGGCTCCTCCAGCCCCTTCAGGAAGGCGTTGGCCGAAGCCTCGTTCATCTGGTCGGCGTCGGTCAGGAGCGCGAAGTTGACGCGGCCCTCGGCGGGGCGGTAGCGGAGGTCGCGCGTGATCTCGCGGACGCGGTCCACGTT
This Bacteroidota bacterium DNA region includes the following protein-coding sequences:
- the holB gene encoding DNA polymerase III subunit delta', translating into MGWQQVIGQRRAVETLRRALASGRVAHAYLFHGPEGAGKRAAALAFAQALECPQRGPTGTDACGACPACHKAERMLHPDIHVYLPQPKDASADDVAARLQRLGQNPYAEVDYRRRPALDDPAKTSAKQAIYNVDRVREITRDLRYRPAEGRVNFALLTDADQMNEASANAFLKGLEEPGEQTVIVLTASRPDRLLPTILSRCQRLRFDVLPPGAIEAALAERESIEPERAALLARMADGSYTRALTLAGSEELARQRALVLAFFRAAFSRASGALDDLVADLAGLGREGLKGVLHLMLGWVRDLLLARHAGDAAALVNVDQRVAVEGFVTNLPAAQLGAMVGLVEHALGLVERNANTTLVLTVLADALRAAMHGQERRRLFAPLAEPVTA